From a single Stigmatopora argus isolate UIUO_Sarg chromosome 4, RoL_Sarg_1.0, whole genome shotgun sequence genomic region:
- the clk2b gene encoding dual specificity protein kinase CLK2b isoform X2, with protein sequence MLFFCLSFTFDLIWQYCRLFSVPAFPPPLLLAVGLSSSILPAEVLCTMGKTELNSVSKTFLDCLCLCLSQGSGEAAAESGKECTANGHLVYKNGHILEDRYEILETLGEGTFGKVVQCLDHSRSGRQIALKIIKNVDKYREAAKLEINVLERIRQKDQHKLYHCVQMLDWFDYYGHICISFELLSLSTFDFQKGNNFLPYPIQHIRHMAHQICRAVSFLHDNRLTHTDLKPENILFVNSDYSVIYNADKKCNERRVNNTTVRVVDFGSATFDREHHSTVISTRHYRAPEVILELGWTYPCDVWSIGCILFEYYEGFTLYQTHDNKEHLAMMEHIHGPIPLRMVRRSRKQCYFHCGRLNWNECSKSGRYVKAKCKPLQKYLLSQGREHHHLFDLLEKMLEYEPSKRITLSAALSHPFFTQTQHSDKANTTRNSYTMGR encoded by the exons ATGCTCTTCTTTTGTCTGTCCTTCACATTTGATCTGATTTGGCAATACTGCAGGTTATTTTCTGTCCCTGCTTTTCCCCCCCCACTGCTCCTGGCGGTCGGcctttcttcctccatcctCCCTGCAGAGGTGCTGTGCACAATGGGGAAGACGGAGCTAAACTCTGTGTCCAAAACCTTCCTGGATTGTCTTTGCCTCTGCCTGTCA CAAGGAAGCGGGGAAGCAGCAGCTGAAAGTGGCAAGGAATGCACAGCCAATGGACACCTGGTCTACAAAAATGGACACATTCTAGAGGACCGAT ATGAAATCCTGGAAACGCTTGGTGAAGGGACCTTTGGGAAGGTTGTGCAATGTTTGGACCACAGCAG aAGTGGACGTCAAATTGCTCTGAAGATCATTAAGAATGTCGACAAGTACAGAGAAGCAGCCAAATTGGAAATTAACGTTTTGGAAAGGATTAGACAAAAAGATCAGCACAAACTTTA CCACTGTGTGCAGATGCTGGATTGGTTCGACTACTACGGCCACATCTGCATCTCTTTTGAGCTCTTGTCGCTCAGTACTTTCGACTTTCAGAAGGGCAACAACTTTCTGCCATACCCCATCCAGCACATCCGACACATGGCTCACCAGATCTGCCGCGCTGTCAGCT TTCTCCATGACAACAGGCTGACTCACACCGACCTGAAGCCAGAGAATATCCTTTTTGTCAACTCCGACTACTCCGTCATATACAACGCCGACAAG AAGTGCAACGAGAGGCGAGTCAACAACACCACGGTTCGCGTCGTCGATTTCGGCAGCGCCACTTTCGACCGGGAACACCACTCCACCGTCATCTCCACGCGCCACTATCGAGCCCCGGAGGTCATACTGG AGTTAGGTTGGACTTACCCATGTGATGTGTGGAGCATAGGCTGCATCCTGTTTGAGTACTACGAAGGATTCACTCTGTACCAG ACTCATGACAATAAGGAGCATCTTGCTATGATGGAACACATCCATGGACCAATTCCACTGAGAATGGTTCGAAGGAGCAG GAAGCAGTGCTATTTCCACTGTGGTCGCCTCAACTGGAACGAGTGCTCCAAGTCTGGACGCTACGTTAAAGCCAAATGCAAACCTTTGCAA AAGTACCTGTTGTCACAGGGCAGGGAACACCATCACCTTTTTGACCTTTTGGAGAAGATGCTGGAGTATGAGCCTTCCAAACGTATCACTCTTTCTGCCGCTCTCAGCCACCCTTTCTTCACGCAAACCCAACATTCAGATAAGGCTAATACAACCAGAAATAGCTATACTATGGGGCGATAA
- the clk2b gene encoding dual specificity protein kinase CLK2b isoform X1, with product MLFFCLSFTFDLIWQYCRLFSVPAFPPPLLLAVGLSSSILPAEVLCTMGKTELNSVSKTFLDCLCLCLSQGSGEAAAESGKECTANGHLVYKNGHILEDRYEILETLGEGTFGKVVQCLDHSRSGRQIALKIIKNVDKYREAAKLEINVLERIRQKDQHKLYHCVQMLDWFDYYGHICISFELLSLSTFDFQKGNNFLPYPIQHIRHMAHQICRAVSFLHDNRLTHTDLKPENILFVNSDYSVIYNADKKCNERRVNNTTVRVVDFGSATFDREHHSTVISTRHYRAPEVILELGWTYPCDVWSIGCILFEYYEGFTLYQTHDNKEHLAMMEHIHGPIPLRMVRRSRKQCYFHCGRLNWNECSKSGRYVKAKCKPLQVSLSPAFQHEGREHHHLFDLLEKMLEYEPSKRITLSAALSHPFFTQTQHSDKANTTRNSYTMGR from the exons ATGCTCTTCTTTTGTCTGTCCTTCACATTTGATCTGATTTGGCAATACTGCAGGTTATTTTCTGTCCCTGCTTTTCCCCCCCCACTGCTCCTGGCGGTCGGcctttcttcctccatcctCCCTGCAGAGGTGCTGTGCACAATGGGGAAGACGGAGCTAAACTCTGTGTCCAAAACCTTCCTGGATTGTCTTTGCCTCTGCCTGTCA CAAGGAAGCGGGGAAGCAGCAGCTGAAAGTGGCAAGGAATGCACAGCCAATGGACACCTGGTCTACAAAAATGGACACATTCTAGAGGACCGAT ATGAAATCCTGGAAACGCTTGGTGAAGGGACCTTTGGGAAGGTTGTGCAATGTTTGGACCACAGCAG aAGTGGACGTCAAATTGCTCTGAAGATCATTAAGAATGTCGACAAGTACAGAGAAGCAGCCAAATTGGAAATTAACGTTTTGGAAAGGATTAGACAAAAAGATCAGCACAAACTTTA CCACTGTGTGCAGATGCTGGATTGGTTCGACTACTACGGCCACATCTGCATCTCTTTTGAGCTCTTGTCGCTCAGTACTTTCGACTTTCAGAAGGGCAACAACTTTCTGCCATACCCCATCCAGCACATCCGACACATGGCTCACCAGATCTGCCGCGCTGTCAGCT TTCTCCATGACAACAGGCTGACTCACACCGACCTGAAGCCAGAGAATATCCTTTTTGTCAACTCCGACTACTCCGTCATATACAACGCCGACAAG AAGTGCAACGAGAGGCGAGTCAACAACACCACGGTTCGCGTCGTCGATTTCGGCAGCGCCACTTTCGACCGGGAACACCACTCCACCGTCATCTCCACGCGCCACTATCGAGCCCCGGAGGTCATACTGG AGTTAGGTTGGACTTACCCATGTGATGTGTGGAGCATAGGCTGCATCCTGTTTGAGTACTACGAAGGATTCACTCTGTACCAG ACTCATGACAATAAGGAGCATCTTGCTATGATGGAACACATCCATGGACCAATTCCACTGAGAATGGTTCGAAGGAGCAG GAAGCAGTGCTATTTCCACTGTGGTCGCCTCAACTGGAACGAGTGCTCCAAGTCTGGACGCTACGTTAAAGCCAAATGCAAACCTTTGCAAGTGAGCTTATCACCAGCCTTTCAACATGAG GGCAGGGAACACCATCACCTTTTTGACCTTTTGGAGAAGATGCTGGAGTATGAGCCTTCCAAACGTATCACTCTTTCTGCCGCTCTCAGCCACCCTTTCTTCACGCAAACCCAACATTCAGATAAGGCTAATACAACCAGAAATAGCTATACTATGGGGCGATAA
- the cyp11c1 gene encoding cytochrome P450 11C1 encodes MSNAVRMRVRVRCSGSARALSATGTGKGVVGESSSGPVRSFDEIPHTGRNRWLNLFTFWREDRFKQLHRHMEDSFKTLGPIYREHVGPQSTVNIMMPGDVAELFRHEGRNPRRMVLQPWATHRETRGHAKGVFLKNGDEWRADRVLLNKEVLLNEAVQQFLPHVDQVARDFCQVTRARIKGPDHGSITFNPGPDLFAYALEAICYILYGERIGLFSSSTPSAESQRFIWGVERMLTTTVPLLYLPTSLMERAGASLWKQHATAWDHIFTHAESRIQRGFQRLSSGSHQGEFSGVLGQLLQKGQLSHEAIKANITELMAGGVDTTAVPLQFALFELARNPAVQEAVRQQVMDSVGKAHGDPQKALEGAPLLRGTLKEVLRLYPVGISVQRYPVKDIVLQNYNIPAGTLVQVCLYPMGRSGKVFDNPLTFDPGRWARIRGETSTFRWLPFGFGPRQCVGRRIAANEIQLLLMHILLNFHLSVSSTQDIDTKFALILQPESPPLISFRKL; translated from the exons ATGTCCAACGCAGTGAGAATGCGTGTCCGAGTGCGGTGCAGCGGCTCCGCTAGGGCGCTCAGTGCAACGGGGACTGGTAAAGGAGTTGTCGGGGAAAGTAGCAGTGGGCCGGTGAGGAGTTTTGACGAAATCCCCCACACTGGCAGGAACAGATGGCTTAACTTGTTCACCTTTTGGAGGGAAGATCGCTTCAAGCAGCTGCACAGGCACATGGAGGACTCTTTCAAGACCCTTGGACCCATATACAG GGAGCACGTGGGCCCCCAAAGCACCGTGAACATCATGATGCCGGGCGACGTCGCCGAGTTGTTCCGCCACGAAGGCCGCAACCCGCGACGGATGGTCTTGCAGCCGTGGGCCACGCATCGCGAGACCCGCGGACACGCGAAAGGAGTCTTCTTAAA GAACGGTGACGAGTGGCGAGCCGACAGAGTCCTCCTCAACAAGGAGGTCCTGTTGAACGAGGCCGTCCAGCAGTTCCTACCCCACGTGGACCAGGTAGCCAGGGATTTCTGCCAAGTAACCCGGGCCAGGATAAAAGGCCCGGACCACGGAAGCATCACCTTTAACCCCGGTCCAGACCTCTTTGCCTATGCACTGGAAG CCATCTGCTACATCCTCTACGGAGAGCGCATTGGCCTCTTCTCGTCGTCGACACCCTCCGCCGAGTCCCAAAGGTTCATCTGGGGGGTGGAAAGAATGCTGACCACCACCGTGCCGCTCCTCTACTTGCCTACGTCCCTGATGGAGCGTGCCGGTGCCTCCTTGTGGAAACAGCACGCCACCGCGTGGGACCACATCTTCACCCACG CCGAATCAAGGATCCAGAGGGGCTTCCAACGCCTGTCTTCGGGCTCCCATCAAGGCGAGTTCTCCGGGGTTCTGGGCCAGCTCCTGCAGAAGGGACAGTTATCTCACGAGGCCATCAAAGCCAACATCACTGAACTGATGGCCGGAGGAGTGGACACG ACGGCGGTACCGTTGCAGTTTGCTTTGTTCGAGCTGGCTCGTAACCCCGCTGTCCAGGAGGCGGTCAGGCAGCAGGTAATGGACTCTGTGGGAAAGGCCCACGGGGACCCTCAGAAAGCTCTAGAGGGGGCTCCGCTCCTCAGAGGCACGCTCAAGGAGGTTCTCAG ATTGTATCCGGTGGGCATCTCAGTGCAGCGCTACCCAGTAAAAGACATAGTTCTGCAGAATTACAACATTCCAGCAGGG ACCTTGGTCCAGGTATGTCTTTACCCCATGGGGAGGAGTGGAAAGGTCTTTGACAATCCGCTGACCTTCGATCCGGGTCGGTGGGCCCGCATTCGGGGGGAAACGTCTACGTTCCGCTGGCTGCCGTTTGGCTTCGGGCCCAGACAATGTGTCGGTCGCAGGATCGCTGCAAACGAGATTCAGCTCTTGCTCATGCAC ATCCTGCTTAATTTTCACCTCAGCGTGTCATCCACTCAAGATATTGATACCAAGTTTGCCTTGATCCTGCAGCCCGAGTCGCCACCATTGATCTCCTTTCGAAAGCTCTGA
- the pklr gene encoding pyruvate kinase PKLR codes for MTLPDSFIQRQQLDASMADTFLEHLCLLDIDQEPITARNTSIICTIGPVSRSIPKLQEMVKAGMNIARLNFSHGSHEYHGETIKNIREAVDTITSDPLYYRPVAIALDTKGPEIRTGLVNGKVEAEVKLEKGNHVRVVTAQADKDSTDGKTIWVDYPSLPLVVKKGGKIYIDDGLIGLKVLETGPDWVDTVVEADGVLCSRKGVNLPDCNLIGMLAVSEQDEADLKFGVAQGVDMVFASFIRSAQDVREVRRALGPHGKEIKVISKVESRQGVQNIEEILAESDGVMVARGDLGIEIPAEKVFIAQKMMIGRCNSAGKPVICATQMLESMVAHPRPTRAEGSDVANAVLDGADCVMLSGETAKGLFPVKAVAMMHSICREAEAAIFHQQLFEELRRLTPLSSDPTEVTAIGAVESSFKCCAGAIIVLTTSGRSAHLLSRYRPRCPIIAVTRSPQVARQSQLLRGVFPVIFHPLPAPVWADDVDNRVNFGMDIGKARGFFKEGDMVIIVTGWIPGSGHTNIMRAVNVT; via the exons ATGACGCTGCCCGACTCTTTCATCCAGCGCCAGCAGCTGGACGCCAGCATGGCGGACACCTTCCTGGAGCACCTGTGTCTTCTGGACATCGACCAGGAGCCCATCACGGCTCGCAACACCAGCATCATTTGCACCATTG GTCCTGTCTCCCGCTCCATACCTAAACTCCAGGAGATGGTCAAAGCCGGGATGAACATAGCACGGTTGAATTTCTCTCACGGTTCCCACGAG TACCACGGTGAAACCATCAAGAACATCCGCGAGGCCGTGGACACAATCACCTCAGACCCGCTGTACTATCGCCCTGTGGCCATTGCCTTGGATACTAAAGGACCAGAGATCCGTACAGGATTGGTGAATGGG AAAGTGGAGGCGGAGGTGAAACTGGAAAAGGGCAACCACGTTCGCGTGGTGACAGCGCAGGCTGACAAAGACTCCACAGACGGAAAGACCATCTGGGTGGATTATCCCAGCTTGCCACTGGTCGTGAAGAAAGGCGGAAAGATCTACATCGATGATGGCCTCATTGGACTTAAAGTACTAGAAACAG GTCCAGATTGGGTGGATACGGTGGTAGAGGCGGATGGCGTGCTGTGCAGCCGCAAAGGCGTCAACCTGCCCGACTGCAACCTGATCGGCATGCTTGCGGTCAGCGAGCAAGACGAGGCCGACCTAAAGTTTGGGGTGGCGCAGGGAGTGGACATGGTCTTTGCTAGTTTCATCCGCTCGGCGCAAGACGTCCGGGAAGTGAGGAGAGCACTGGGCCCGCACGGGAAGGAGATCAAGGTGATCAGCAAGGTGGAGAGTCGCCAAGGAGTCCAGAA CATTGAAGAGATCTTGGCGGAAAGCGACGGCGTGATGGTTGCCAGGGGTGATCTGGGGATCGAGATCCCCGCCGAGAAAGTCTTCATCGCCCAAAAGATGATGATTGGTCGCTGCAACTCGGCCGGCAAGCCTGTCATCTGTGCCACACAG atGCTGGAAAGTATGGTAGCCCACCCGCGGCCCACCCGAGCCGAGGGCAGTGACGTCGCCAACGCCGTGTTGGACGGAGCCGATTGCGTTATGTTATCCGGCGAGACCGCCAAGGGCCTGTTTCCAGTGAAGGCAGTCGCCATGATGCACTCG ATCTGCAGAGAGGCAGAGGCGGCCATTTTCCACCAACAGCTATTTGAGGAATTGCGTCGCCTGACTCCTTTGTCCTCGGACCCCACCGAGGTCACGGCTATCGGAGCCGTCGAATCGTCCTTTAAGTGCTGCGCCGGCGCCATCATAGTCCTCACCACAAGTGGCAG GTCGGCACACCTGCTGTCAAGATATCGGCCTCGCTGTCCTATCATTGCAGTCACCAGAAGTCCACAG GTGGCGCGTCAGTCGCAGCTGCTCCGGGGGGTCTTCCCCGTCATCTTCCACCCACTCCCCGCGCCCGTCTGGGCTGACGATGTTGACAACCGTGTCAACTTTGGCATGGATATAG GCAAGGCGAGAGGATTCTTCAAAGAGGGCGACATGGTGATTATAGTGACTGGTTGGATTCCGGGGTCGGGTCACACCAACATTATGAGGGCTGTCAATGTTACATAA